In Burkholderiales bacterium, the following proteins share a genomic window:
- a CDS encoding tripartite tricarboxylate transporter substrate binding protein has protein sequence MRRAAVAILASAVLPHSVAVAQTFPVKPVRYVVPFGAGTSPDIVGRLIADKLSRIWGQQVIVDNRVGAAGTMGTNFVAKSPPDGHTLIQCNIASSAIAVSLFVKMPYDQLRDVAAVTRIGTTPNIVTTHPSTPFRSMKDLIAYAKRNPGKLSYTSGLVGTSPQLSFELVKLIAKIDIVNIPYKNGAQGITDTIGGQVPINISNFPQSVAPVQSGRLRPLAVTTAQRAATFPEVPTMQEAGLAGYEVSSWQGVCAPGGTPPAVLEKINADVNGVLRMTDVHARLEELMMGGPETTREQFDQFIRGEISRWARVIKEAGIPQQ, from the coding sequence ATGCGCCGTGCCGCCGTCGCCATCCTTGCGTCCGCAGTCCTGCCGCACTCCGTTGCCGTTGCGCAGACTTTCCCGGTGAAACCGGTGCGTTACGTGGTGCCGTTCGGCGCGGGCACCTCGCCCGATATCGTCGGACGGCTCATCGCCGACAAGCTCTCGCGCATCTGGGGACAGCAGGTGATCGTCGACAACCGCGTCGGCGCGGCCGGCACCATGGGCACCAACTTCGTCGCTAAATCGCCACCGGACGGGCACACGCTGATCCAGTGCAACATCGCGTCGAGCGCGATCGCGGTGTCGCTGTTCGTCAAGATGCCGTACGACCAGCTTCGCGACGTCGCGGCGGTGACGCGCATCGGCACGACGCCCAACATCGTCACGACGCACCCGTCGACGCCGTTCAGGTCGATGAAGGACCTCATCGCCTACGCCAAACGAAATCCGGGCAAGCTCTCCTACACGTCAGGGCTGGTCGGTACTTCACCGCAGCTCTCGTTCGAGCTCGTCAAGCTGATCGCGAAGATCGACATCGTGAACATCCCCTACAAGAACGGCGCACAGGGGATCACCGATACGATCGGCGGGCAGGTGCCGATCAACATCTCGAACTTTCCGCAGAGCGTCGCACCGGTGCAGTCGGGGCGGCTGCGGCCGCTCGCGGTCACGACCGCGCAGCGCGCCGCGACCTTTCCCGAGGTGCCGACCATGCAGGAAGCGGGCTTGGCCGGCTACGAGGTGAGCTCGTGGCAGGGCGTGTGCGCGCCGGGCGGCACGCCGCCGGCCGTGCTGGAGAAGATCAACGCGGACGTCAACGGCGTGCTGCGCATGACCGACGTCCACGCGCGGCTCGAGGAGCTCATGATGGGCGGCCCGGAGACCACGCGCGAACAGTTCGACCAGTTCATCCGCGGCGAGATCTCGCGCTGGGCGCGGGTGATCAAGGAAGCGGGGATACCTCAGCAGTAG
- a CDS encoding tripartite tricarboxylate transporter substrate binding protein produces the protein MVKRALFTFLFLVAATAAAQEYPSRPVRMIVPFAPGGASDFIGRILQPKLAEEFGQQVVVDNRAGASGNIGVETAAHATPDGYTFLLGNVSAMGINPSMFPKFPIRPSHFIPITLVVDVPGALGIHGGLPPNNLKEFIAYAKANAGKLSYGSAGFGSAQRMALEFFMSKAGIKMLHVAYKGGAGAATIATMSGEVAATMVTTASLVPHAKTGKIKVLAVVAKQRVAALPDVPTMIESGYPELNLGSWQGIYVPKGTPQAIVDRLFRTVTKVVHDPWTAERYAKVSAVQLTSASPKEFEGFMREQNAFWGKIVKDLGIETQ, from the coding sequence ATGGTCAAGCGTGCTCTGTTCACCTTCCTGTTTCTCGTTGCCGCCACGGCTGCCGCCCAGGAGTATCCGTCGCGCCCGGTGCGCATGATCGTGCCGTTCGCGCCCGGCGGCGCCTCCGATTTCATCGGCCGCATCCTCCAGCCCAAGCTCGCGGAAGAATTCGGGCAGCAGGTCGTCGTGGACAACCGCGCCGGCGCCTCCGGCAACATCGGCGTCGAGACCGCCGCGCACGCGACGCCCGACGGCTACACCTTCCTGCTCGGGAACGTCAGCGCCATGGGCATCAACCCGAGCATGTTCCCCAAGTTCCCGATCCGGCCGAGCCACTTCATCCCGATCACGCTCGTGGTCGACGTGCCGGGCGCGCTCGGCATCCACGGCGGCCTGCCGCCGAACAACCTGAAGGAGTTCATCGCGTACGCCAAGGCGAACGCGGGCAAGCTGAGCTACGGCTCCGCGGGTTTCGGCAGCGCGCAGCGCATGGCTCTGGAGTTCTTCATGAGCAAGGCCGGCATCAAGATGCTCCACGTCGCGTACAAGGGCGGCGCCGGCGCCGCGACGATCGCGACGATGTCGGGCGAGGTCGCGGCGACCATGGTCACCACCGCGTCGCTGGTGCCGCACGCCAAGACCGGCAAGATCAAGGTGCTGGCGGTGGTCGCGAAGCAGCGCGTCGCCGCCCTGCCCGACGTGCCGACGATGATCGAGTCGGGTTATCCCGAGCTCAACCTGGGGTCCTGGCAGGGGATCTACGTGCCGAAAGGCACGCCCCAGGCGATCGTCGACAGGCTCTTCAGGACGGTCACCAAGGTCGTGCACGACCCGTGGACCGCCGAGCGCTACGCCAAGGTGAGCGCGGTCCAGCTCACCAGCGCCTCGCCCAAGGAGTTCGAGGGTTTCATGCGCGAGCAGAACGCGTTCTGGGGCAAGATCGTCAAGGACCTCGGGATCGAAACCCAATGA
- a CDS encoding tripartite tricarboxylate transporter substrate binding protein, with product MRCTSVMLAAVLALVPVTAWCQSAGQFPSKPVRYVVPFGAGAAPDIVGRLVAEKLTRTWGQQVIVDNRVGVAGVLGTAFVAKSAPDGYNLIQCNIASSAIAVTLFAKMPYDQVRDLAPIARIGMTPNILTVHPSLPVKTVKQLVAYAKGHPGQLSYSSGLVGTSPQLSMELVKLVTKIDVVNVPYKNSAQGVTDNMAGLVPIGMVNVPSAVAPIQAGRLRPLAITSASRISQLPDVPTMQESGIPGYEVNSWYGLCAPAGTPAALLDRMNAELNSILAMPDIRHRFDELVVIGPPTTRDEFDRFIRAEIARWAKVIKDAAIPLQ from the coding sequence ATGCGCTGTACGAGCGTCATGCTTGCGGCCGTGCTGGCTCTGGTGCCGGTCACCGCGTGGTGTCAGAGCGCCGGCCAGTTCCCTTCCAAGCCGGTGCGCTACGTGGTGCCTTTCGGCGCAGGCGCGGCGCCGGACATCGTCGGCCGGCTCGTCGCCGAAAAGCTCACGCGCACGTGGGGGCAGCAGGTGATCGTCGACAACCGCGTCGGCGTCGCCGGCGTGCTCGGCACCGCGTTCGTCGCGAAGTCCGCCCCCGACGGCTACAACCTCATCCAGTGCAACATCGCCTCCAGCGCGATCGCGGTGACGCTGTTCGCGAAGATGCCGTACGACCAGGTGCGCGACCTGGCGCCGATCGCGCGCATCGGCATGACGCCGAACATCCTCACCGTGCATCCCTCGCTGCCGGTGAAGACGGTGAAGCAGCTCGTCGCCTACGCGAAAGGTCATCCGGGGCAGCTGAGCTATTCGTCGGGGCTGGTCGGCACCTCCCCGCAGCTCTCCATGGAGCTGGTCAAGCTGGTGACGAAGATCGACGTCGTCAACGTGCCCTACAAGAACTCCGCGCAGGGCGTGACCGACAACATGGCGGGGCTGGTGCCGATCGGCATGGTCAACGTGCCGTCGGCGGTCGCGCCGATACAGGCGGGGCGGCTGCGTCCGCTCGCCATCACCAGCGCGAGCCGCATATCGCAGCTCCCGGACGTGCCGACGATGCAGGAGTCGGGCATCCCCGGCTACGAAGTGAACTCGTGGTACGGCCTGTGCGCGCCCGCGGGGACGCCGGCGGCGCTGCTCGACCGGATGAACGCGGAGCTCAACTCGATCCTGGCCATGCCCGACATCCGGCATCGTTTCGACGAGCTCGTCGTCATCGGCCCGCCGACCACGCGCGACGAATTCGACCGCTTCATCCGCGCCGAGATCGCGCGCTGGGCCAAAGTCATCAAGGACGCCGCCATACCGCTGCAATAA
- a CDS encoding tripartite tricarboxylate transporter substrate binding protein, giving the protein MRILIPWAPGGSTDVVGRLMSPELTKRLKQTVFIDNRPGAGSIIGMHLAAASPPDGSTFMLTSTAYGHLLDKKMAKGIEYSKSYEPVALIGRGDAVLTVHPTLPVKNLKELVALAKARPGQLNYSSSGIGGFPHMNTELFKLVTGTNIVHVPFQGGGPAAADTMAGNTQINIGSIPTLIGYIRGGRLKALGVAATKRNPQLPDVPTMIEGGVKDYVSYIWWGVFAPLKTPPDIVKRMHDEIQALQDTPDFVQKLEQQGATPVKMTSAEFGKYMQDEAARWLMVIDKAGIKGE; this is encoded by the coding sequence GTGCGTATCCTGATCCCGTGGGCGCCGGGCGGCAGCACCGACGTCGTCGGCCGGCTGATGTCGCCGGAGCTTACGAAGCGCCTGAAGCAGACGGTCTTCATCGACAACCGTCCCGGCGCGGGCTCGATCATCGGCATGCACCTCGCGGCCGCATCCCCGCCCGACGGCTCCACGTTCATGCTGACGTCGACCGCGTACGGGCACCTCCTCGACAAGAAAATGGCCAAAGGCATCGAGTACTCGAAGTCGTACGAGCCGGTGGCGCTCATCGGCCGCGGCGACGCGGTGCTCACGGTGCATCCCACGCTGCCGGTGAAGAACCTGAAGGAGCTGGTCGCGCTCGCCAAGGCGAGACCCGGACAGCTCAACTATTCGTCGTCGGGTATCGGCGGCTTTCCGCACATGAACACCGAGCTCTTCAAGCTCGTGACGGGCACCAACATCGTCCACGTGCCTTTCCAGGGCGGCGGACCGGCCGCGGCCGACACCATGGCGGGCAACACTCAGATCAACATCGGCTCGATACCGACGCTGATCGGCTATATCCGCGGAGGCCGTCTGAAGGCGCTCGGCGTCGCCGCGACCAAGCGCAATCCGCAATTGCCCGACGTGCCGACGATGATCGAAGGCGGCGTGAAAGACTACGTGTCCTACATCTGGTGGGGCGTCTTCGCGCCGCTGAAGACGCCGCCCGACATCGTCAAGCGCATGCACGACGAGATCCAGGCGCTGCAGGACACGCCCGATTTCGTGCAGAAGCTCGAGCAGCAGGGCGCGACGCCGGTCAAGATGACGTCCGCCGAGTTCGGCAAGTACATGCAGGACGAAGCCGCGCGCTGGCTGATGGTGATCGACAAGGCGGGGATCAAGGGCGAGTGA
- a CDS encoding exodeoxyribonuclease III, with protein sequence MKVAAWNIENAPPRLSVLPQVAEALGEPEVLCLQEVRIRAKDAEAVAALERALPGYRCHHSLARDARNVTFRGGRMYGVATYVRGRWQALVPEWDLEGRVVVVRKRGLAVVNVYAVNGTSRPYFDANGRIEGDRHRLKRRVQNSIMDLGRELRRDGGVIMAGDWNVSRTKQDTYPRLRTEEPHAGARAELNARIVEEGFVDIWRERNPEARAYTWFNKRSRRLDAARVDYILVSEDLVPRVRGAEILDLLRWSDHAPLTVTLAP encoded by the coding sequence ATGAAAGTAGCGGCCTGGAACATCGAGAACGCGCCGCCGCGCCTGTCCGTCCTGCCGCAGGTCGCCGAGGCGCTCGGCGAGCCCGAGGTGCTCTGTCTGCAGGAGGTTCGGATACGGGCGAAAGACGCCGAGGCCGTCGCCGCGCTCGAGCGCGCCTTGCCGGGTTATCGCTGCCACCACTCGCTCGCCCGCGACGCGCGTAACGTCACGTTTCGCGGCGGCCGCATGTACGGCGTCGCCACCTACGTGCGCGGGCGCTGGCAGGCCCTGGTGCCCGAATGGGATCTCGAAGGCCGCGTGGTCGTGGTGCGCAAGCGTGGCCTCGCGGTGGTCAACGTCTACGCGGTGAACGGCACGTCCAGGCCGTATTTCGACGCGAACGGCCGGATCGAAGGCGATCGCCACCGGCTCAAGCGGCGCGTGCAGAACAGCATCATGGATCTCGGCCGCGAGCTGCGCCGCGACGGCGGCGTCATCATGGCGGGGGACTGGAACGTGTCGCGGACCAAGCAGGACACGTATCCGCGGCTGAGGACCGAGGAGCCGCACGCGGGCGCCAGGGCGGAGCTCAACGCACGCATCGTCGAAGAGGGGTTCGTGGACATCTGGCGCGAGCGCAACCCGGAAGCGCGCGCCTATACGTGGTTCAACAAGCGTTCGCGCCGGCTCGACGCCGCGCGCGTCGATTACATCCTGGTGTCCGAGGATCTCGTGCCGCGCGTGCGCGGCGCCGAGATCCTCGATTTACTGCGGTGGAGCGACCACGCGCCGCTGACGGTAACGCTGGCGCCGTAG
- a CDS encoding tripartite tricarboxylate transporter substrate binding protein: MRIRVRSLLLCMACCAIPAYAQTSAPYPAKPVRLILGPGPGSVADGLTRVVAAGLSELWGQQVVVDNRPGAGNTIAPTIIVKLPPDGYALHRCGVSDAIAPALYKKLPFDHLRDFSQLARIGLTPNILVVHPSLPAKNLKEFIALARAQPGKLDYGTTGVGSSPQLSFELFKHMTKTDITFIPYKTAALAQQDLLAGRIAAQMTNLPNHVETVKNGKVRALGVTTVKRSAKLPDVPTIAEGGLPGYDVSSWYGMCAPAAVDRAIQHKIETDVLKLLATSDLKQRLTDLGVDVEPQNSAEFGAFFRAETAKWVKTAREAGIVPQ; the protein is encoded by the coding sequence ATGCGCATCCGCGTGCGATCGCTGCTTCTGTGCATGGCGTGCTGCGCGATTCCCGCGTACGCGCAAACGTCCGCGCCGTATCCGGCCAAGCCGGTGAGATTGATCCTCGGTCCCGGCCCCGGCAGCGTCGCCGACGGCCTCACGCGCGTGGTCGCCGCAGGGCTCTCCGAGCTGTGGGGCCAGCAGGTCGTCGTCGACAACCGCCCCGGCGCGGGCAACACCATCGCGCCCACGATCATCGTCAAGCTGCCGCCCGACGGTTACGCGCTGCATCGCTGCGGCGTGAGCGACGCCATCGCGCCGGCCCTCTACAAAAAGCTCCCGTTCGACCACCTTCGCGATTTCTCGCAGCTCGCGCGCATCGGTCTCACGCCCAACATCCTCGTCGTCCACCCGAGCCTGCCGGCGAAGAACCTGAAGGAGTTCATCGCGCTCGCCAGGGCGCAGCCCGGCAAGCTCGACTACGGAACGACCGGCGTCGGCTCTTCGCCGCAGCTCTCGTTCGAGCTCTTCAAGCACATGACCAAGACCGACATCACCTTCATTCCGTACAAGACCGCCGCGCTCGCCCAGCAGGACCTGCTCGCCGGGCGCATCGCGGCGCAGATGACGAACCTGCCCAACCACGTCGAGACGGTGAAGAACGGCAAGGTACGTGCGCTGGGCGTCACGACCGTCAAGCGCAGCGCCAAGCTGCCGGACGTGCCGACGATCGCCGAAGGCGGCCTGCCCGGCTACGACGTGTCTTCGTGGTACGGGATGTGCGCGCCGGCCGCGGTCGACAGGGCGATACAGCACAAGATCGAGACCGACGTCCTGAAGCTGCTCGCGACGAGCGATCTCAAACAGCGTCTCACCGATCTCGGCGTCGACGTCGAGCCGCAGAACTCGGCGGAGTTCGGCGCGTTCTTTCGCGCCGAGACCGCGAAATGGGTCAAGACCGCCCGAGAGGCGGGCATCGTGCCTCAGTAA
- a CDS encoding Gfo/Idh/MocA family oxidoreductase produces MSETLRVGVVGAGGNTKLHHIPKLKKIPGVEIVSVSNRSRASSEKVAQEFGIPRVHDRWQELVNDPAIDAVVIGTWPYMHCPITLAALDAGKHVLTEARIGMNSTEARQMLAASRAKPNLVTQVVPGPPTFAADPMVMHLLADGYIGELQSVDLKVPAGFVNRDAPMHWRMDREFSGMNIMSMGIWYESISRWLGHAVAVTARTRLAVPYRMDKDSGERRAVTVPDHVEVLADYANGAIARMHWSSVAGFMPGPEVWLYGSEGTLRLEQRGRDNLVLSGGKRGDKAMSIIEVPADKSYKWRVEEEFVSAIRGQEQVRRTSFADAVHYMEFTEAVHTSSREGRRVHLPLA; encoded by the coding sequence ATGAGCGAAACCTTACGCGTCGGCGTCGTCGGCGCAGGCGGCAACACCAAGCTGCACCATATCCCCAAGCTCAAGAAGATCCCGGGCGTCGAGATCGTATCGGTCTCGAACCGCTCGCGCGCCTCGTCGGAAAAGGTCGCGCAGGAGTTCGGCATCCCGCGCGTGCACGACCGCTGGCAGGAGCTCGTCAACGATCCGGCGATCGACGCGGTGGTGATCGGCACGTGGCCTTACATGCACTGCCCGATCACGCTCGCCGCGCTCGACGCCGGCAAGCACGTGCTGACCGAGGCGCGGATCGGGATGAACTCGACCGAGGCGCGGCAGATGCTCGCCGCCTCGCGCGCGAAGCCCAACCTCGTGACGCAGGTCGTGCCGGGCCCGCCGACCTTCGCCGCGGATCCGATGGTCATGCACCTGCTCGCCGACGGCTACATCGGCGAGCTCCAGTCGGTCGATCTCAAGGTGCCGGCGGGGTTCGTCAACCGCGACGCGCCGATGCACTGGCGCATGGACCGCGAGTTCTCGGGCATGAACATCATGTCGATGGGCATCTGGTACGAGTCGATCTCGCGCTGGCTGGGTCACGCGGTGGCGGTGACGGCGCGCACGCGCCTCGCGGTGCCGTACCGCATGGACAAGGATAGCGGCGAGCGCCGCGCGGTCACCGTTCCGGACCACGTCGAAGTGCTCGCCGACTACGCCAACGGCGCGATCGCGCGCATGCACTGGAGCTCGGTCGCGGGCTTCATGCCGGGACCCGAGGTGTGGCTGTACGGCAGCGAAGGCACGCTGCGGCTCGAGCAGCGCGGCCGCGACAACCTCGTGCTCTCGGGCGGCAAGCGCGGCGACAAGGCGATGTCGATCATCGAAGTCCCCGCGGACAAGAGCTACAAGTGGCGCGTCGAAGAAGAGTTCGTGTCGGCGATCCGCGGCCAGGAGCAGGTGCGCCGCACGTCGTTCGCGGACGCGGTGCATTACATGGAGTTCACCGAAGCGGTACACACGTCGAGCCGCGAAGGACGGCGCGTTCATCTGCCATTGGCATAA
- a CDS encoding thiamine pyrophosphate-requiring protein, translating into MARCAEAGEHKAAGASKTAPLAQGRTTMKVMDAITEILKREGISTMFCFPTTPIIESAAAAGIRPVICRQERVGVHMADGCTRVANGKPAGVFAMQYGPGAENAFAGIASAYSDSSPVLLLPLGHPQETAQTFPLFNSTRTYASVVKQVEPVARAEHVVAAMRRAFNALKNGRPGPVMVEVPADLMTADFEGAVDYTPIRAARSAGDARDIDDAVKLILEARSPMIIAGQGVLYAEATAELVALAELLDVPVMTTTDGKSGFPEDHALALGSGGIVYTGQGRHYLHDSDVILAIGTSLTKHNITTPVLPPGKKIVHATNDARDLNKINETQIPILGDAKLVLAQLAEAAKERLGGKPRRTETRQTIQKLRNEWLGRWEAKLRSTEKPLCPYFVMSEFMRVIPSEDAIVTHDSGSPRDQLLPFYVASRPRGYLGWGKSHQLGTGLGLAIGAKVGAPDKFCVNFMGDAAFGMTGLDFETAARSGIPSTTIVLNNNTMAIETHAMQYSHEKYKTRDLGGSYANIAKDLGGWSERVDNPAEVGNAILRAREQNENGRAALLEMITSAETAFSHRRGAA; encoded by the coding sequence GTGGCGCGATGCGCTGAAGCAGGCGAACATAAGGCTGCCGGCGCATCGAAAACAGCTCCACTCGCCCAAGGGAGGACGACCATGAAAGTGATGGATGCGATCACCGAGATCCTGAAGCGCGAAGGCATCTCGACGATGTTCTGCTTTCCCACCACGCCGATCATCGAGTCCGCGGCAGCGGCGGGCATACGGCCCGTCATCTGCCGGCAGGAGCGCGTCGGGGTGCACATGGCCGACGGCTGCACGCGCGTCGCGAACGGCAAGCCCGCCGGCGTCTTCGCGATGCAGTACGGCCCCGGGGCGGAGAACGCGTTCGCCGGCATCGCGTCGGCGTATTCGGATTCGTCTCCGGTGCTGCTGCTGCCGCTCGGGCATCCGCAGGAGACCGCGCAGACGTTCCCGCTCTTTAATTCGACGCGCACCTACGCATCGGTGGTGAAGCAGGTCGAGCCGGTCGCGCGCGCCGAGCACGTCGTCGCGGCGATGCGGCGCGCGTTCAACGCGCTGAAGAACGGCCGGCCGGGTCCGGTGATGGTCGAAGTGCCGGCGGACCTCATGACCGCGGACTTCGAAGGCGCCGTCGATTACACGCCGATCCGCGCGGCGCGCTCCGCCGGCGACGCGCGCGACATCGACGACGCGGTGAAGCTGATCCTCGAAGCACGCAGCCCCATGATCATCGCCGGCCAGGGCGTGCTCTACGCCGAAGCGACCGCCGAGCTCGTCGCGCTCGCCGAGCTCCTCGACGTGCCGGTGATGACGACGACCGACGGCAAGAGCGGTTTCCCGGAGGACCACGCGCTCGCGCTGGGCTCGGGCGGCATCGTCTACACCGGACAGGGCCGGCACTACCTGCACGACAGCGACGTCATCCTCGCGATCGGCACCTCGCTCACCAAGCACAACATCACGACGCCGGTGCTACCGCCCGGCAAGAAAATCGTCCACGCGACGAACGACGCCCGCGATCTGAACAAGATCAACGAGACGCAGATCCCGATACTGGGCGACGCGAAGCTCGTGCTGGCGCAGCTCGCCGAAGCGGCGAAAGAGCGCCTCGGCGGCAAGCCGCGCAGGACCGAGACGCGGCAGACGATCCAGAAGCTGCGCAACGAATGGCTCGGCCGCTGGGAAGCGAAGCTGCGCTCGACCGAGAAGCCGCTCTGCCCGTATTTCGTCATGTCGGAGTTCATGCGCGTGATCCCGTCGGAGGATGCGATCGTCACGCACGACTCGGGCAGCCCGCGCGACCAGCTCCTGCCGTTCTACGTCGCTTCGAGGCCGCGAGGCTATCTGGGCTGGGGCAAGTCGCACCAGCTCGGCACCGGCCTCGGGCTCGCGATCGGCGCCAAGGTCGGCGCGCCCGACAAGTTCTGCGTGAACTTCATGGGCGATGCCGCGTTCGGCATGACCGGGCTCGATTTCGAGACCGCCGCGCGCTCGGGCATCCCCTCGACCACGATCGTGCTCAACAACAACACGATGGCGATCGAGACCCACGCGATGCAGTACTCGCACGAGAAATACAAGACGCGCGACCTCGGCGGCAGCTACGCCAACATCGCCAAAGACCTCGGCGGCTGGAGCGAGCGCGTCGACAATCCGGCCGAAGTCGGCAATGCCATACTCCGTGCGCGCGAGCAGAACGAGAACGGCCGCGCGGCCTTGCTGGAAATGATCACGAGCGCGGAGACCGCGTTCTCGCACCGCCGCGGCGCGGCCTGA
- a CDS encoding D-2-hydroxyacid dehydrogenase, which produces MSKPVCVLWLNESPTFEQALERKGVLDRLEIHSFKRDQALPDDLAGRAEILVGWEPDGALKQASRLRWVQTMTAGVESWLESPDLPDSVTLTCARGSHRLSMPENILGALFHLTKPFMPIVLDQRESRWTRRTCGTLAGKTLGILGLGAVGQELARKAAGLDMRVIGTRRTASPVAHVDKVYGSAETDEVLAASDYVVVLLPATPDTDRFINAARLKRMKPTAYLINFARGAVIHDEDLIAAVKAKTIAGAVLDVFRQEPLPASDPFWQTEGILVLPHIGGGHPGRSAAVADIFAENARRYLAGEPMTALVDRARGY; this is translated from the coding sequence ATGAGCAAACCGGTCTGTGTGCTGTGGCTGAACGAGTCGCCCACCTTCGAGCAGGCGCTCGAGCGCAAAGGGGTGCTCGACCGGCTGGAGATCCATAGCTTCAAGCGCGACCAGGCGCTGCCGGACGACCTCGCCGGGCGCGCCGAGATCCTCGTCGGCTGGGAGCCCGACGGCGCTCTCAAACAGGCCTCTCGCCTGCGCTGGGTGCAGACGATGACCGCCGGTGTCGAGTCGTGGCTCGAGAGCCCCGACCTGCCGGACAGCGTGACCCTCACCTGCGCGCGCGGCTCCCACCGCCTGTCGATGCCCGAGAACATCCTCGGCGCGCTCTTCCACCTCACCAAGCCGTTCATGCCGATCGTGCTGGACCAGCGCGAGAGCCGCTGGACGCGCCGCACCTGCGGCACGCTCGCGGGCAAGACGCTCGGCATACTCGGCCTCGGCGCGGTCGGGCAGGAGCTCGCGCGCAAGGCGGCGGGGCTCGACATGCGCGTCATCGGCACCAGGCGCACGGCCTCTCCGGTCGCTCACGTCGACAAGGTCTACGGCTCGGCGGAGACCGACGAAGTGCTCGCAGCGTCGGACTACGTCGTCGTATTGCTGCCTGCGACGCCCGACACCGACCGCTTCATCAACGCCGCGCGATTGAAGCGCATGAAGCCCACCGCCTACCTGATCAACTTCGCGCGCGGCGCGGTGATTCACGACGAGGATCTCATCGCGGCGGTGAAAGCGAAGACGATCGCGGGCGCGGTGCTCGACGTGTTTCGCCAAGAGCCGCTCCCCGCGTCGGATCCCTTCTGGCAGACCGAAGGCATCCTCGTGTTGCCGCACATCGGCGGCGGCCACCCCGGGCGCAGCGCGGCCGTCGCGGACATCTTCGCGGAGAACGCCAGGCGCTATCTCGCGGGCGAGCCGATGACCGCGCTGGTCGACCGCGCCCGCGGCTACTAA
- a CDS encoding tripartite tricarboxylate transporter substrate binding protein, protein MRKLVTGGAIFFGLTLFSAGVPAQSKTDPHAYPARPIRIIVANTAGSGMDNVTRMLGQGITEQWGQQVVVDNRPGAGGIIGHEIAAKAAPDGYTLLFGASAGVVIQPLLTKTPYDSARDFTSVSLVVTSIQLLAGHPSLAALSVEELLAIARAKPGQLNCGSSGSNSSNHLACEMLRVLGKVDFVHVPFKGTVPQQMGLVSGQVQFAFASIPTTFTQSKVGKVRVLGQGGPTRSRVLPDLPTIAETLPGFQAVTWYALFAPRGTPPAIVKKLNGAVVKILSDATLAQRLVSQGLDPAPGTPAELDTYIAAEHDRFSRIIKLAGMKGDMNR, encoded by the coding sequence ATGCGCAAGCTGGTCACCGGTGGGGCGATTTTTTTCGGCCTGACGCTGTTCAGCGCCGGTGTGCCGGCGCAATCGAAGACCGATCCGCACGCCTATCCCGCGCGTCCCATCCGCATCATCGTCGCGAACACCGCCGGCAGCGGGATGGACAACGTGACCCGCATGCTCGGGCAGGGCATCACCGAGCAGTGGGGCCAGCAGGTCGTCGTCGACAATCGTCCCGGCGCGGGCGGCATCATCGGCCACGAGATCGCTGCCAAAGCGGCGCCCGACGGCTATACCCTGCTCTTCGGCGCGTCCGCCGGCGTCGTCATCCAGCCGCTGCTGACCAAAACGCCGTACGACTCGGCGCGCGATTTCACGTCGGTCTCGCTCGTGGTCACGAGCATCCAGTTGCTCGCCGGCCATCCCTCGCTCGCCGCTTTGAGCGTCGAGGAGCTGCTCGCGATCGCCCGCGCCAAACCCGGCCAGCTCAACTGCGGCTCGTCCGGCAGCAACAGCTCCAACCATCTCGCGTGCGAGATGCTGCGCGTGCTGGGCAAGGTCGACTTCGTCCACGTGCCGTTCAAGGGCACGGTGCCGCAGCAGATGGGGCTCGTCAGCGGGCAGGTGCAGTTCGCGTTCGCGAGCATTCCCACGACGTTCACGCAGTCGAAGGTCGGCAAGGTCCGCGTGCTCGGGCAGGGCGGCCCGACGCGCTCGCGCGTGCTGCCCGACCTTCCGACCATCGCCGAGACGCTGCCGGGATTCCAGGCGGTGACGTGGTACGCGCTGTTCGCGCCGCGGGGCACGCCGCCGGCGATCGTGAAGAAGCTCAACGGCGCGGTGGTGAAGATCCTCTCCGATGCCACGCTCGCGCAGCGGCTGGTGAGCCAGGGCCTCGATCCGGCGCCGGGGACGCCGGCGGAGCTCGACACCTACATCGCGGCGGAGCACGACCGGTTTTCCCGGATCATCAAGCTCGCCGGAATGAAAGGTGACATGAACCGGTGA